The uncultured Methanolobus sp. sequence ATATGGAATAAACGATCTTCTCTGCAAGTTCCCTGTGAAGTCCTAACTCCGACTCAAAACGCTTTGCACGTTCGGTGAGCAGTTCTGGCATCTCAATGGACTCGAAATAATCCTTTGAGATATTCACCTGTGGAACATCAGTTTCAGGATACATCCTTGCTGCTCCAGGAAGTGGCCTGAGGTAAGAGTTATTTCCATCCGGAAGTGCCCTGCGGGTTTCCTCAGGAACTCCTTCAAGTGCTTCCTTTGCACGGAGGATTACACTTTCCATGGCACCTCTTGCACGTATTTCGCGGTCAGCCACCATTACAACAGCGTCGTTCTCTTCCGCACCGAGCTCTGCACGCATTGCCTGGACTTCCTCTTCGGAAACACCGTAAGCAGGAAGTTCGTCTGTATGGAAGATTCCTCCGACACCTGATGTCTTTGCACGGTCTGAGAATTCAGTACCAAGACGTCTTCCAGGTTGTACTTCCCTGCCGACAAAACCATCGAAACCACGAAGCAGGACAGCGTAGACCTTGCCTTTCTTGATCGTATTCCTGATTACTTTGGATTTTGTTTCCCTGAAAATATCGGTTACATCAAAAATAGTGTCACAAACGGATGCATTGCGCTCAAGCAACTCATCTCTCATTTCAATAAGGTTGACCTGACGCTCCACCTCACGCTCTACAATGGTCTCTATCATATCGAGTGCCTGCACACCTTTCAGTTCTACACGTGCACCCTTTGCGATTGAAATATTGACATCCTGACGTATGGTCCCAAGTCCACGCTTTACTTTTCCTGTGGAACGAAGCAGCATACCGATCTGCTGTGCAGTTTCCTTTGCGTGTTGTGGCGAGATTATATCAGGATCGGTTCCGATTTCAACAAGTGGTATACCAAGGCGGTCAAGAGAATATATTATGGAATCTCCCTGGTCTTCGATCTTCTGGCATGCCTCTTCCTCAAGACAGAGTACACCTACACCAACAGGGCCTGCTGAGGTGTCAAGATGACCGTCCTTTGCAAGGAATGCTGTTCTCTGGAATCCGGATGTGTTGGAACCGTCAACTACGATCTTACGCATCATGTGAACCTGGTCCACAGGAACCATGTTCAACAGTTTTGTGATACTCAGAGCAATGTCAAGAGCTTCCTTGTTAACTTCTGTAGGAGGTTCATCATCATTCTCTACAAGACATGTCGTGTCGTATGCCTTATAGATATATTTACGTCTGAGCTTGGACTGTTCAAGAGCAGCCCTGTCAGTTTCTCCCATTTCACTGGCTGTTGGGCGGAGATAGCGGAAGAATTCATGGTTTGATTCTTCTATGTTTCTGATCTGTGTCGGGCAATTGCAGAACAACTTACATTTAGAGTCAAGTTGCTGGTGAATTTCAAGCCCGCATTTCAGGCCAAGTTCTCTGTAATCGAATTTATCACTCATGGACGATCTCACCAAATTAGTTTCGCATACGTCGGTTTACACATCAAACAGCCTCAGGATGTATAAAGTTATTGTTGCAAATGATCCGTAAAGAGTTCAGTTTAACCTCTTTTTAATTTCATCACTGAGCTTTTCAGGATCATCCTTTTCAATCATCATCCGCAGTTTTACATTATCAAGCAATGGTTTTGCTTTTTCGATACGCTCTTTTGCAAGCTTGAGCAATGAACCATCAACCTGTGGAAGTTCAATTTCAATATGTTCTTTGTGAGCCTCTGGCTCAACTTCAAGCGTTCTGGAAACATCGGGATGCTTTCTTTTTCCGGTAAGCATGGAATCTATCGCATCCTTCCACTGTTCTGCCCACGGAGAATCAGGAACTGATGTATGGTTCACCTTTGTTCTGGAAACTGTCATGACATCCTTGGGACATGCATTGACACATGCACCACAATAGGTACAGTAGTCAGATTTTGCTGCTATCTTTGCACCTGCTTCCGGTACGTACCAGAGATGGGATGGGCAGACATTAAAACATCCATGGCAGCCCTGTGGGTCGCATTTGTCAACGTTGACATCGATGAGCTTTAGCTCGCCCTTAAATTGTTTTTTGATATCAACCGCATCATAAGGACAAACAACCTGACACCATGTGCAACATGTACATTTTTCATCATCTACAGTGACTTTACCTTCAATCTCAGGTGCTACTCCTCGTTTCTCACCTTTGACTTTGATGGCATCCTCTGGACAAAGGTCCTGGCAGAGCACACAGTAATCACATTTGTCCTCGTCAACCAGAAGCATATCAAATGGCTGCGGGTCAGTTGGAGTTTTCTCCTTTTCAATAAGCAGAAATGCTTCACAGAATTCAGCGCAGAGTCCACAGAAATTACACTTCTCTGTATCGATCTCAATCTCGCCTTCTGCGCCTTCTTTGAATGGTGCAATCTCCTCTTTTTTCGGGAACGTGAATTCTACCTCAATGGCTTCCTCAGGACATGCAGCTTTGCAGAGTGCACATGGAAGACATTTCTCGTTCATCCTGACATATGAATCGAATGCAGGGAACTCTTCTTCCTCAGGAAGTTCACCTTCCCCGGTCATTTTGAAAGCATGAACCGGACAAAAATTAGCACACATTGAACAGAATGTGCATTTATCAAGGTCCATCATCACAGGTGGAGCATCCAGACCTGTGGATATTTCCTGCATTGGTCCGAGTTCAAGAGCTTTGGTCGGACAGAGGTCAACACATATTCCACATCCTACACATCGTTTGTAATCGTAATCAAGGGACTTTATGGATTTGCTGCTTATCTGGCGGTAGATGAAATGTGAGCCATCCATATCCATGTCTTTCTCAACACAGAGTGAGTCCTCTTTGCACTCTTCGCTCATTGTTCACCTTCCCTGAGTTCTGAACCTATGGGTCCGATCTCTTTCAGATAGTCAACAAAGTCTTCGATGGAATTGGCAAACCTTTCACCCTCGGAAGCTGATATCCATTCAACACTGAGACGTCCTGGGTCAATTCCAACATCTGCAAGGACTTCCTTTAAGGCTTCCATCCTTTGTTTTGCGTTATAATTAGCAAAAGTGTAGTGACATTCTCCAAGACGACAACCGGCCACAAGTACACCGTCTGCTCCTCTTTCCAGTGCTTCAAGCACGAATGATGGGTCAACACGTCCCGCACACATTACACGGATAACACGTATATTGGTCGGGTATTGTATTCTTGAAGTCCCTGCAAGGTCGGCACAAGTGTAGCTGCACCAGTTGCAGAGGAAAGCAACGATTAATGGCGATTCTGATTTCACTTCGGTTGCAGCATGTATCTGAGCTACTATCTGTGCATCGGTGCTGTTTCTCATCCATATGGCGTCGGCAGGACATGATGCACTGCAGGCCCCGCATCCCATACATGAGAGTTCGTCAACCACTGCTTTGCGGTCAACCATGCTAATCTTATTGAATTTGCAGGTGTCAGCACAAATTCCACAGCCAATACATTTGTCTGTATTAACATGAGCGCTGAGTGGATCCATTTCAATCTCACCCTTTGAAAGTAATTGCATTGCTTTTGCTGCTGCTCCACTTCCCTGAGCAATGGATACCTGTATTTCCTTAGGACCGGATGCGCATCCTGCTATGAATACTCCCTTTACGTGGGAATCAACCGGTCTCATCTTCGGGTGGGCAATGGAGAAGAAGCGGTCTGCGCGTCTTGTAAGGTTCAGGACTCTTGATATCTTATCAGCATCTTTGACGTTCTCCATTCCGGTTGCAAGGACCACAAGGTCAGTGGGTTCTTCGTATAGCTCACTGCTTAATGTATCCTCATAACGCAGTTTCAGTTTTCCGTCAGACTTCTGAAGAATTTCTCCGACTTTTCCACGGACAAAATTTACTCCCATTTCCTGACTGCGGATGTAATATTCCTCGTACATTTCACCGGATGCACGGACATCGATGTAATGAATTGTAATATCAATATCAGGGTATCTTTCCTTGAGCAGTTGTGCATTCTTCATGCTTGACATACAGCATACTCTTGAACAATATGGGTTTCCAACCTGTTCGTCTCTTGAACCAACACACTGGATGAAAGATACTTTTTCAGGAACCTTGAGTGTTGAAGGTGAAAGGACCCTGCCTTTTGTTGGACCGGCAGCGTTGAGCAGGCGTTCCAGTTCCATATTTGTGATCACATCAGGGTAGATTCCGTAACCATATTCCGGCTTCCTGCTTGCATCGAAATGGCTGTAGCCGGTTGAAAGTATGATCGATCCCACGGTGAATTCGAGTTTTTCCTCTTTCTGATGATAGTCAATAGCATCAGCAGGGCAGGCCAGTTTGCAGAGTCCGCAGCCCACGCAATATTCATTGTCGATATAGACTACCTGAGGAACTGCCTGTGGTATCGGCATGTTAATTGCTTTGGTTTTTCCAAGGCCTGAGTCAAATCGGTTTGGAACATCTACCGGGCAGACAC is a genomic window containing:
- the gatE gene encoding Glu-tRNA(Gln) amidotransferase subunit GatE, with product MSDKFDYRELGLKCGLEIHQQLDSKCKLFCNCPTQIRNIEESNHEFFRYLRPTASEMGETDRAALEQSKLRRKYIYKAYDTTCLVENDDEPPTEVNKEALDIALSITKLLNMVPVDQVHMMRKIVVDGSNTSGFQRTAFLAKDGHLDTSAGPVGVGVLCLEEEACQKIEDQGDSIIYSLDRLGIPLVEIGTDPDIISPQHAKETAQQIGMLLRSTGKVKRGLGTIRQDVNISIAKGARVELKGVQALDMIETIVEREVERQVNLIEMRDELLERNASVCDTIFDVTDIFRETKSKVIRNTIKKGKVYAVLLRGFDGFVGREVQPGRRLGTEFSDRAKTSGVGGIFHTDELPAYGVSEEEVQAMRAELGAEENDAVVMVADREIRARGAMESVILRAKEALEGVPEETRRALPDGNNSYLRPLPGAARMYPETDVPQVNISKDYFESIEMPELLTERAKRFESELGLHRELAEKIVYSIYLPLFEEIMDMLGDNENVSATLVVRTLTGTLPELKRDGVEIDNLDDKHFIDVCTLIAEGGAAKEAIDGLLRALACEPELCAKDAAEKLGLGSIDLSDVESMVESVIKERQDFVKEKGMAAVGPLMGVVMKEVRGKVDGKTLSEILKQKVNEHINA
- a CDS encoding 4Fe-4S dicluster domain-containing protein; the protein is MSEECKEDSLCVEKDMDMDGSHFIYRQISSKSIKSLDYDYKRCVGCGICVDLCPTKALELGPMQEISTGLDAPPVMMDLDKCTFCSMCANFCPVHAFKMTGEGELPEEEEFPAFDSYVRMNEKCLPCALCKAACPEEAIEVEFTFPKKEEIAPFKEGAEGEIEIDTEKCNFCGLCAEFCEAFLLIEKEKTPTDPQPFDMLLVDEDKCDYCVLCQDLCPEDAIKVKGEKRGVAPEIEGKVTVDDEKCTCCTWCQVVCPYDAVDIKKQFKGELKLIDVNVDKCDPQGCHGCFNVCPSHLWYVPEAGAKIAAKSDYCTYCGACVNACPKDVMTVSRTKVNHTSVPDSPWAEQWKDAIDSMLTGKRKHPDVSRTLEVEPEAHKEHIEIELPQVDGSLLKLAKERIEKAKPLLDNVKLRMMIEKDDPEKLSDEIKKRLN
- the hdrA2 gene encoding CoB-CoM heterodisulfide reductase HdrA2, with amino-acid sequence MRIGVYICHCGLNIAHTINVESLRDKVSELNDVALVKDIQFMCSDSGQDSIVQDITDLDLNHILVAACSPHLHEQTFKRVLEKAGLNPFMLEMVNIREQCSWVHMNNPQMATQKAFDLIRMGIARLKLLDPLQLKKVPAKKDVMVIGGGVAGIEAALTLANSGHHVIMIEKEPTIGGKMALLNEVFPTNDCSICVLAPKMTDVNQHPNIDLITLAEVTEVSGPVGNFNVTVTRQPRYIDEDKCKGCVDECGRVCPVDVPNRFDSGLGKTKAINMPIPQAVPQVVYIDNEYCVGCGLCKLACPADAIDYHQKEEKLEFTVGSIILSTGYSHFDASRKPEYGYGIYPDVITNMELERLLNAAGPTKGRVLSPSTLKVPEKVSFIQCVGSRDEQVGNPYCSRVCCMSSMKNAQLLKERYPDIDITIHYIDVRASGEMYEEYYIRSQEMGVNFVRGKVGEILQKSDGKLKLRYEDTLSSELYEEPTDLVVLATGMENVKDADKISRVLNLTRRADRFFSIAHPKMRPVDSHVKGVFIAGCASGPKEIQVSIAQGSGAAAKAMQLLSKGEIEMDPLSAHVNTDKCIGCGICADTCKFNKISMVDRKAVVDELSCMGCGACSASCPADAIWMRNSTDAQIVAQIHAATEVKSESPLIVAFLCNWCSYTCADLAGTSRIQYPTNIRVIRVMCAGRVDPSFVLEALERGADGVLVAGCRLGECHYTFANYNAKQRMEALKEVLADVGIDPGRLSVEWISASEGERFANSIEDFVDYLKEIGPIGSELREGEQ